A part of Bacteroidia bacterium genomic DNA contains:
- a CDS encoding enoyl-CoA hydratase translates to MDYHPEHPEHLLVTMQDQIKTITFNQPKKKNAISADMSYHLRDVIEQTREDESRVIILTGSEGNFCSGADLDASLMNGKPFDVTTFLRRTYNPIVTAMREINKPFIAKVSGACVGVGFNFALACDMVYASDDSRFSQIFSRIGLSSDGGGAFFLPEKIGYHKAYELMVTNEIIDAAEALRLGLVNQVYPASSLDAAVADMATRLAKGPYVAIKNIKENLRAGISKNLAETLEQEALSQGENFRTADFFEGIFAFLQKRSPDFKGK, encoded by the coding sequence ATGGATTATCATCCCGAACACCCTGAACATCTGCTGGTAACCATGCAGGATCAAATCAAAACCATCACATTCAACCAACCCAAAAAGAAAAATGCAATCAGTGCAGATATGTCGTATCATCTGCGAGATGTAATTGAGCAAACCAGAGAAGATGAAAGCAGGGTAATTATCCTTACCGGCTCTGAGGGTAACTTCTGCTCGGGAGCAGATCTCGATGCTTCGCTGATGAACGGAAAGCCCTTTGATGTCACCACTTTTCTCCGCAGAACTTACAACCCCATTGTCACCGCCATGCGTGAGATCAACAAGCCATTTATTGCAAAAGTATCAGGAGCCTGCGTGGGGGTGGGTTTCAACTTTGCTCTGGCATGTGACATGGTTTATGCTTCTGACGATTCGCGGTTTAGTCAGATATTTAGCCGAATTGGTCTTTCCAGTGATGGGGGAGGCGCTTTTTTTCTTCCGGAAAAAATTGGCTATCACAAAGCGTATGAACTGATGGTTACCAATGAAATTATTGATGCAGCCGAAGCCCTCAGACTTGGACTTGTCAATCAGGTATATCCTGCCTCATCACTGGATGCAGCGGTAGCCGATATGGCAACCCGACTGGCCAAAGGACCCTATGTCGCAATCAAAAATATCAAGGAGAATCTTCGCGCGGGAATTTCTAAAAATCTTGCAGAAACACTGGAACAGGAAGCACTAAGTCAAGGGGAAAATTTCAGAACCGCAGATTTTTTCGAAGGAATTTTTGCCTTCCTGCAAAAACGCAGCCCGGACTTCAAAGGAAAATAG
- a CDS encoding TonB-dependent receptor: MKVNILKWYNLLFLFLFGLMGNTSVLYAQGGIISGRVYNELTNLPLEYGTILLQGSNYGGFTDQEGKFEIKGIPPGLYNVEVRYTGYRTEVVYEVQVSNSKPYVLEIGMTEEENTTDSVNIVASPYKQVEEAPLSLRTIGTSEIKRNPGGNRDISKVIQSLPGVASTVSFRNDILIRGGAPNENRFYIDGIETPNINHFATQGASGGPVGLINVDFIGEVDFFSGAFPANRGNALSSVFEFRQRAAREDRLGFTATVGASDLALTVEGPTGENSSFLFSARRSYLQLLFKVLALPFLPNYNDYQYRHKFRFGERHELNIVSLGALDEFQLNLGADSTDYQKYILGNLPVQTQWNYTIGASYKYFGDKGFWLVVASRNMLNNRAYKYIDNVETNDFLLDYTSQEIENKLRIEHTIRNNGFKLNYGINYEYDKYNSDTYQVIPNDTIDFFSEMNFSRYGAFAQISKKLAKDRLVLSLGGRIDGNTFSEKMSNPFPQFSPRFSASFYITPELTFNFNTGIFYQLPPYTVMGYRNPAGELANIDIDYIRNKHIVSGLAYTTSTNTRFSIEGYYKDYDRYPFLTRNSISLANQGGDFGVIGNEPAVSTSEGRTYGMEVLIQQRLFRGFYGIIAYTLGKSEFQDNKGNYVPSSWDSRHIVALTAGKKFKGEWEVGAKWRLTTGTPYTPANVSLSSLKNVWDVTRVQTPDFSLLNTERIGAYHQLDIRIDKKWFFEAWSLNLFIDVQNVYGFSVPGAPILNVVKDENDMPLTDPNDPSRYQTYFLDNDLGIFQPTLGIVVTY; encoded by the coding sequence ATGAAAGTGAACATTCTGAAATGGTACAACCTTTTATTTCTGTTTCTGTTTGGTTTAATGGGAAATACCAGTGTACTCTATGCACAAGGGGGGATTATCAGCGGTAGGGTTTATAACGAATTAACAAATCTTCCGCTCGAATATGGAACGATTCTGCTCCAGGGCTCCAACTATGGTGGCTTTACGGATCAGGAAGGGAAATTTGAAATTAAGGGAATTCCACCCGGGCTCTACAACGTAGAAGTGAGATACACCGGCTACAGAACCGAGGTTGTGTATGAGGTTCAGGTAAGTAATTCCAAACCTTATGTGCTGGAGATTGGGATGACCGAAGAAGAAAATACTACAGACTCGGTCAATATTGTTGCGTCGCCTTATAAACAGGTGGAAGAAGCACCGCTTTCACTCCGCACGATAGGAACCAGTGAGATCAAAAGAAATCCCGGCGGAAACAGAGATATCAGCAAGGTAATACAATCGCTTCCTGGCGTAGCCAGCACCGTAAGTTTCCGTAACGATATTCTGATTCGCGGGGGAGCTCCTAACGAAAACCGGTTTTATATCGATGGAATTGAAACGCCCAATATCAATCACTTTGCAACGCAAGGCGCTTCCGGCGGACCGGTAGGGTTGATCAATGTGGATTTTATCGGCGAGGTTGATTTTTTTTCAGGAGCATTTCCCGCCAACCGAGGCAATGCGCTGAGTTCTGTATTTGAATTTCGCCAGCGCGCTGCGCGGGAAGACAGATTGGGATTTACCGCAACTGTCGGAGCCAGCGACCTGGCACTTACCGTCGAGGGGCCGACCGGTGAAAACAGCTCTTTCCTTTTCTCAGCCCGAAGATCCTACCTTCAGCTTCTGTTTAAGGTACTGGCATTACCATTTCTCCCCAACTACAATGACTATCAATACAGACACAAATTCCGTTTCGGCGAAAGACACGAATTAAACATCGTCAGTCTTGGCGCGCTCGATGAATTTCAACTCAACCTGGGTGCAGACTCTACCGATTATCAAAAGTATATTCTGGGAAACCTCCCCGTACAGACACAGTGGAACTATACGATCGGTGCGAGCTATAAATATTTTGGAGATAAAGGTTTCTGGCTCGTAGTCGCCAGCAGGAATATGCTCAACAACCGGGCATATAAATATATCGACAACGTAGAAACCAATGATTTCCTCCTGGACTATACCTCCCAGGAAATCGAAAATAAACTGCGAATTGAGCACACCATCAGAAATAACGGTTTTAAACTCAACTATGGCATCAACTACGAATATGACAAATACAATTCGGATACTTATCAGGTGATTCCAAATGATACGATAGACTTCTTCTCCGAAATGAATTTCTCCCGTTACGGCGCTTTTGCACAAATCAGTAAAAAACTGGCTAAAGACAGACTGGTTCTTTCGCTGGGTGGCAGAATTGACGGGAATACATTTTCAGAAAAAATGTCCAATCCATTTCCACAGTTTTCTCCCCGGTTTTCTGCATCCTTTTACATTACACCTGAGCTCACCTTCAACTTCAATACCGGCATATTCTATCAGCTTCCCCCCTATACGGTCATGGGTTACCGGAATCCCGCAGGAGAACTTGCAAATATTGATATAGATTACATACGCAACAAGCACATCGTCAGTGGTTTAGCCTATACAACTTCTACTAACACTAGATTTTCAATTGAAGGATATTATAAAGACTACGACAGATATCCATTTTTGACGAGAAACTCCATTTCACTTGCAAACCAGGGAGGCGATTTTGGTGTAATTGGCAATGAACCTGCCGTCTCCACTTCCGAAGGCCGCACATATGGAATGGAAGTGTTGATTCAGCAAAGATTGTTTAGGGGTTTTTACGGGATCATTGCATATACGCTCGGTAAAAGTGAATTTCAGGACAATAAGGGAAATTACGTTCCTTCCTCCTGGGACAGTCGCCATATTGTAGCATTGACAGCGGGTAAAAAATTTAAAGGCGAATGGGAAGTAGGTGCAAAATGGAGACTTACCACGGGCACCCCTTATACGCCAGCCAATGTATCTTTATCAAGTCTGAAAAATGTATGGGATGTCACACGCGTACAGACTCCGGATTTCTCGCTTCTCAATACAGAGCGTATTGGCGCATACCACCAGTTGGATATCCGGATAGATAAAAAATGGTTTTTTGAAGCATGGAGCCTCAACCTGTTTATCGATGTCCAGAATGTATATGGATTCAGCGTTCCCGGTGCACCGATTTTGAATGTGGTGAAAGATGAAAATGACATGCCACTTACCGATCCCAACGATCCTTCGCGATATCAGACTTATTTTTTAGATAATGATCTGGGTATTTTCCAGCCAACGCTGGGAATAGTTGTAACCTATTAA
- a CDS encoding winged helix DNA-binding protein, which yields MAQNYSLLKELLNLLETYENETDGREVSMVSFSVWLNKHLSYPSPGLVMQEKREGMENIVDEQAETVMTMLISYLYRYAKNYSKKALEGTPLSTIDEFTFLATLSYRGSLTKTELINLHLLEITSGIEVIKRLTKAGLMESFSDQNDKRSKRMKLTPQGKKVLNDVMEKMDGVAHIVAGNLSGEERNQLLPLLHKLNDFHAVIHHQDRKSELKEIREKYFNY from the coding sequence ATGGCGCAAAACTATTCGTTGCTGAAAGAATTGCTCAATCTGCTCGAAACGTATGAAAATGAAACGGATGGCCGGGAGGTCAGCATGGTTTCTTTTTCTGTCTGGCTGAATAAACATCTATCCTATCCTTCTCCGGGGCTGGTAATGCAGGAAAAACGCGAAGGGATGGAAAATATCGTAGATGAACAGGCGGAGACAGTGATGACCATGTTGATCAGCTATTTGTATCGTTACGCAAAAAACTATTCGAAGAAAGCACTGGAAGGGACACCGTTGTCAACCATAGATGAATTTACTTTTCTGGCAACGCTCAGCTATCGCGGGAGTCTTACCAAAACGGAGTTGATCAATCTGCACCTGCTGGAAATTACCTCCGGAATTGAAGTAATCAAACGTCTGACCAAAGCGGGGTTAATGGAATCCTTTTCCGACCAGAATGACAAACGCTCCAAACGAATGAAACTCACGCCCCAAGGAAAAAAAGTACTAAATGATGTAATGGAAAAAATGGATGGGGTGGCCCATATTGTAGCCGGTAACCTCAGCGGAGAAGAGCGAAATCAACTCTTGCCATTACTTCACAAACTCAATGACTTTCACGCGGTCATCCATCATCAGGACCGTAAAAGTGAACTAAAGGAAATCCGGGAAAAATATTTTAATTATTGA
- the thiL gene encoding thiamine-phosphate kinase gives MPGGNESALTDISHLGEFGLIDRITKNFPKVYPDVIKGVGDDAAVVRSGNGKVQVISTDLLLEGVHFDLAYVPLRHLGYKAVAVNISDIAAMNIKPYGITVSIAISNRFPVEAIDEIYEGIRLACEKYQIDLLGGDTASSRQGLVISVTAIGEGLEQQVVYRNGAKPRDLICVSGDVGSAYAGLLVLDREKSVYMNSPEMQPDLNDYDYVVGRQLKPEARLDVLVRLAELGVKPTAMMDISDGIASEIHHLCRQSKTGATIFAGKLPIDFQAVKVAEEFAISPVTFALNGGEDYELIFTVPIQDFDKIKAERNITIIGHMTDEPNIIQIVLDSGEAIDIEAQGWNHFNKNN, from the coding sequence ATGCCGGGAGGAAATGAGTCTGCCCTCACTGATATTTCTCATTTGGGAGAATTTGGATTGATAGATCGTATCACAAAAAATTTTCCGAAAGTTTACCCTGATGTGATCAAAGGGGTAGGCGATGATGCAGCTGTCGTTCGGTCAGGAAACGGAAAGGTGCAGGTTATATCCACAGACCTTCTGCTTGAAGGTGTGCACTTTGATCTCGCCTATGTACCTCTTCGCCATCTCGGCTATAAAGCTGTAGCTGTAAATATCAGCGATATAGCTGCGATGAATATTAAGCCTTATGGTATAACTGTTTCTATCGCAATAAGTAACCGGTTTCCGGTTGAAGCAATAGATGAAATATATGAAGGCATTCGCCTGGCTTGCGAAAAATATCAGATAGACCTTCTCGGAGGTGATACAGCCAGCTCACGCCAGGGACTCGTGATCTCGGTTACCGCGATCGGGGAGGGGCTGGAACAACAGGTCGTTTACCGAAACGGAGCAAAACCCAGAGACCTCATTTGTGTCAGTGGGGATGTCGGTTCTGCCTACGCTGGGTTGTTGGTGCTGGACCGTGAAAAATCGGTTTATATGAATTCCCCGGAAATGCAACCCGACCTGAACGATTACGACTATGTCGTGGGGCGGCAGCTCAAACCTGAAGCTCGCCTGGATGTGCTGGTCCGCCTGGCTGAACTGGGCGTCAAGCCCACGGCCATGATGGATATAAGCGATGGCATCGCGAGTGAAATCCACCACCTCTGCCGGCAGAGTAAAACGGGAGCGACGATATTCGCAGGTAAACTCCCGATTGACTTCCAGGCAGTAAAGGTTGCGGAGGAATTTGCCATCAGCCCCGTTACTTTTGCACTAAATGGCGGCGAAGACTACGAACTGATTTTTACCGTTCCTATTCAAGACTTTGATAAAATTAAAGCTGAAAGAAATATCACAATCATTGGCCATATGACTGATGAGCCTAATATTATTCAGATTGTGCTCGATTCGGGAGAAGCTATTGATATCGAAGCGCAAGGGTGGAATCACTTCAACAAAAATAATTAA
- a CDS encoding acyl-CoA dehydrogenase — protein sequence MASKYFSQRNLTFLLNQVHKAEMLTQFPHFGHFDSESMEMMLDAAKKLSDTYLFPNYEDMDRNEPQLIDGKVHVHKSMGPFLAAMAEGGWLGAAAPMEYGGMQIPAILGVAAGFIMTAANNGAMGFTGLTTGAANLILSFGTEEEKATYVPKMFDGKWQGTMALTEPQAGSSLSDITTTAYPAPDGSYRIKGQKIFISGGDYEGVENVVHLMLARIEGAPKGTKGISLFIVPKYRIENETLVWNDVTPAGLYHKMGQKGTPALHLMMGEKDDCHGYLLGQANQGLSYMFQMMNEARILVGLGASSIASAAYYASLEYATERPQGRRLNDRNLDQPQTPIINHPDVKRMLLLQKSIVEGGLSLVMQAAMYWDMTKITEGKEKEDYELLLELLTPVVKTYPSEMGVVSISNGLQILGGSGFCKDFPLENYYRDIRIYPLYEGTTGIQSLDLLGRKVVMNQGAAMKLLFAEVQKDITAAKNFEELRKYAGILGEKMQKLQEITMRLAGIAMKGEIELFLSDATLYMELFGLLVVAWQWLKQATTAKQAILTENPQGDELEFYESKIHTMKFFFAYEVPKSLGLMQRLMDDEVLTIAMEKERAL from the coding sequence ATGGCAAGCAAATATTTCAGCCAAAGAAATCTGACATTTTTATTAAATCAGGTTCACAAAGCAGAAATGCTTACACAGTTTCCTCACTTCGGGCATTTTGATTCTGAATCGATGGAAATGATGCTGGATGCAGCTAAAAAACTTTCGGACACCTATCTTTTTCCGAATTACGAAGATATGGACCGGAACGAGCCGCAGCTAATAGACGGAAAAGTGCATGTGCATAAAAGTATGGGGCCGTTTTTGGCTGCGATGGCAGAAGGTGGATGGTTGGGTGCAGCTGCGCCAATGGAATATGGGGGAATGCAGATTCCTGCAATCCTCGGTGTGGCTGCCGGGTTTATCATGACTGCCGCCAACAATGGTGCGATGGGTTTTACGGGTCTTACAACCGGAGCTGCAAATCTGATTTTGTCGTTTGGGACGGAAGAGGAAAAGGCTACCTATGTGCCGAAAATGTTTGACGGAAAATGGCAGGGCACGATGGCATTGACCGAGCCGCAGGCGGGAAGTTCACTTTCTGATATTACAACTACGGCTTATCCTGCTCCTGATGGAAGTTACCGTATCAAAGGACAGAAAATATTCATCTCCGGCGGCGATTATGAAGGCGTTGAAAATGTCGTTCACCTGATGCTCGCACGTATCGAAGGCGCGCCAAAAGGAACCAAAGGTATTTCGCTCTTTATTGTTCCCAAATATCGGATTGAAAATGAAACGCTCGTATGGAATGACGTCACACCAGCTGGTCTCTACCATAAAATGGGGCAAAAAGGCACACCCGCACTTCATCTGATGATGGGGGAAAAAGATGATTGCCATGGTTATCTGCTGGGGCAGGCCAATCAGGGATTGTCGTACATGTTTCAGATGATGAATGAGGCCCGGATTCTGGTGGGGCTGGGTGCGTCTTCTATTGCTTCGGCGGCTTATTATGCTTCCCTGGAGTATGCCACAGAAAGACCTCAGGGACGCAGACTCAATGACCGAAATCTCGATCAGCCTCAAACACCGATTATCAATCACCCGGATGTCAAGCGTATGCTGCTCCTTCAGAAATCCATAGTAGAAGGGGGGCTTAGCCTTGTCATGCAGGCGGCGATGTATTGGGACATGACAAAGATTACAGAAGGCAAAGAGAAAGAGGACTACGAATTATTGCTTGAATTGCTCACTCCGGTGGTGAAAACCTATCCTTCAGAAATGGGAGTTGTTTCTATCAGCAACGGCTTGCAAATTTTGGGGGGAAGTGGATTCTGTAAAGACTTTCCACTGGAAAACTATTACCGCGATATTCGTATTTATCCGCTGTACGAAGGTACTACCGGCATTCAGTCGCTGGATCTGTTGGGCAGAAAAGTAGTTATGAATCAGGGCGCAGCCATGAAGCTGCTGTTTGCAGAAGTACAGAAGGATATCACCGCTGCAAAAAATTTCGAAGAACTTCGCAAGTATGCCGGCATCCTGGGGGAGAAAATGCAAAAACTTCAGGAAATCACCATGCGTCTCGCAGGGATTGCTATGAAAGGGGAAATCGAATTATTCCTCTCAGATGCTACGCTTTATATGGAGTTGTTTGGTCTCCTGGTTGTCGCATGGCAATGGCTCAAGCAGGCGACTACTGCAAAGCAGGCAATTCTTACCGAAAATCCTCAGGGTGATGAACTCGAATTTTACGAAAGTAAAATTCATACCATGAAATTTTTCTTTGCTTATGAAGTGCCCAAATCGCTTGGTCTTATGCAACGTCTCATGGACGATGAAGTCCTGACCATTGCTATGGAAAAAGAAAGGGCACTTTAG
- a CDS encoding Na+/H+ antiporter NhaC family protein gives MKESSLYLSANLDNRRVELATKNIMGAQSTQRALLLSALRAFLVPFVVFPGKVIIFLFLASSFFLTPIFAQESIFSDKNVSVEGPEYFRKDHPGNILITLSDSLALRKEVEVSVEGKTLILPVNEGVVTFEYTPTEVKEKLSVRVGDYETSLETEVAAFPLWLSILPPLIAIIMALIFREVIVSLFIGIFFGAAVLGYYQSGSVAGIFSGFLDVVGEYVISSITDPDHVSIIVFSMLIGGMVAVISRNGGMQGIVNIISKFAKTAVTGQFATWLLGLVIFFDDYANSLVVGNTMRSVTDRLKVSREKLSYIVDSTAAPVSALAFITTWIGAELGYIEDGISQLHNFPEGLSPYSIFLNSVPYAFYPILTLVFMLFIIFSRRDFGPMYKAEVRARTTGRVSLGRSGNQENSEAAEEVEEELRHFQPLEGIRPRAFNAVIPVIVLVGGVLAGLLYTGYSQEVWSDTELSFVRKLSQTIGNSNSYAALIWASLSAVTVAMIMTLGQRMMKLPDAVETMVHGFKAMMGAIMILIMAWSLQGITNHMHTADFVISQLGNSLSPVWIPAITFVLAALISFSTGSSWSTMAILYPLMIPLTWQISVNTGMEPAAALPIFYNMVASLLAGSVLGDHCSPISDTTILSSLACSCNHVDHVRTQLTYALTVGGVGTLLGIIPSAFGLPNALSFILSAGVLFAVVRFVGKPVPEAA, from the coding sequence ATGAAAGAATCCAGCCTTTATCTTTCGGCTAATTTAGACAACAGAAGAGTAGAATTAGCCACAAAGAACATAATGGGTGCACAAAGTACACAAAGGGCGTTACTTCTTAGTGCCCTCCGTGCCTTCTTAGTGCCCTTTGTGGTTTTTCCTGGTAAGGTTATCATATTTCTTTTTCTGGCTTCATCTTTTTTCCTTACTCCGATTTTCGCTCAGGAATCCATTTTTTCCGATAAAAACGTATCTGTCGAAGGTCCGGAATATTTCAGAAAAGACCATCCTGGCAATATCCTGATTACGCTTTCAGACTCTCTGGCTCTGAGAAAGGAGGTGGAAGTTTCGGTTGAAGGAAAAACACTTATTCTTCCTGTAAATGAGGGAGTTGTGACATTCGAATATACCCCAACCGAAGTGAAGGAAAAACTTTCTGTCAGGGTAGGGGACTACGAAACTTCTCTTGAAACGGAAGTGGCGGCTTTTCCGCTCTGGCTGTCAATCCTTCCGCCACTGATTGCGATTATCATGGCGCTGATTTTCAGAGAGGTGATTGTGTCTTTGTTTATAGGTATATTTTTCGGGGCGGCGGTTTTGGGTTATTATCAATCGGGTTCTGTTGCTGGAATTTTCAGCGGTTTTCTCGATGTGGTAGGCGAATATGTCATTTCTTCCATTACCGACCCTGACCACGTTTCGATTATTGTTTTTTCCATGCTTATCGGCGGAATGGTTGCCGTTATCTCCCGCAATGGTGGTATGCAGGGAATTGTGAATATTATTTCAAAGTTTGCCAAAACCGCAGTTACCGGGCAATTTGCCACCTGGCTTTTGGGACTGGTCATATTTTTTGATGACTATGCCAACAGCCTGGTTGTGGGAAATACCATGCGCTCAGTTACGGACCGGTTGAAGGTTTCCCGCGAAAAGCTGAGTTATATCGTTGACTCTACTGCTGCCCCGGTTTCGGCCCTGGCATTTATCACGACGTGGATCGGCGCCGAGCTCGGCTATATTGAAGATGGGATCTCCCAGTTGCACAATTTCCCCGAAGGACTAAGCCCTTATTCTATTTTCCTGAATTCTGTCCCCTATGCATTTTACCCGATCCTTACGCTGGTTTTTATGTTGTTTATCATTTTTTCCCGGCGGGATTTTGGTCCGATGTACAAAGCTGAAGTACGGGCCAGAACTACAGGCCGTGTAAGTCTGGGGCGGAGTGGAAATCAGGAAAATTCCGAAGCCGCTGAAGAAGTGGAAGAAGAACTTCGCCACTTCCAGCCACTCGAAGGAATTCGCCCCCGGGCTTTTAATGCCGTCATACCTGTGATTGTGCTGGTAGGAGGTGTTTTGGCCGGACTCTTATATACAGGATATTCCCAGGAGGTGTGGTCTGATACGGAATTGAGTTTTGTGCGCAAACTTTCTCAAACCATCGGTAACAGTAATTCTTACGCTGCACTGATTTGGGCGTCGCTCTCTGCGGTTACCGTGGCGATGATCATGACGCTCGGCCAGCGAATGATGAAATTGCCGGATGCCGTCGAAACCATGGTCCACGGTTTCAAAGCCATGATGGGCGCAATCATGATTCTGATTATGGCCTGGTCCCTTCAGGGAATTACCAATCATATGCATACCGCCGATTTTGTCATCAGCCAGCTCGGCAATTCGCTTTCTCCAGTCTGGATTCCGGCGATTACATTTGTGCTCGCTGCGTTGATCTCTTTTTCCACCGGATCTTCCTGGAGCACGATGGCGATCCTTTACCCGCTGATGATTCCGCTTACCTGGCAAATTTCAGTAAATACGGGAATGGAACCCGCAGCGGCACTGCCGATTTTTTACAATATGGTGGCGTCTCTTCTCGCCGGTTCTGTTTTGGGAGATCATTGTTCGCCCATATCTGATACTACGATTCTCAGTTCGCTGGCATGTTCCTGCAATCATGTCGACCACGTACGCACACAGCTGACTTATGCATTGACAGTAGGAGGGGTTGGTACCCTTCTCGGCATTATTCCTTCTGCTTTTGGGTTGCCCAATGCGCTAAGCTTTATCCTTTCAGCCGGTGTACTGTTTGCGGTTGTCAGATTCGTGGGAAAACCTGTTCCGGAAGCTGCGTAA
- a CDS encoding serine hydrolase: MYSIKEGFYILLIPLAIGLLLLGISVGFPDSPEPDVHMYQTFEVTVWTDSSASKNNGIPVVQLSSREAVIASMIMVQNQTETLPFKNLSQKNFHVITIGNPLPSFEKYIRLYTQTSTQQVRMVEDVDMEELSYFNPVIIALNLPQQNRYIIQQFLENIRKQSEVIVVNFGEYDILKPISEFPTILQAPNSQLASQEVAAQVLFGGIGTSRSLPQYMAEELGLRKNYSTTQTRLAYSYPEYVGISSDSLAKIDRIIAEGIENFAMPGCQVLVAKGGQVIYNKSFGYHTYERQIPVKDEDLYDLASITKVAATTLATMKLYEEQKLSLDDHLSQYFHDDTYDPVPVKVYDTISYQNYVAFLDSIRRNPEGLMLKKQDTIRYHDSLMLVARWQSAPKGKKSSPVFKISLVDLLTHTSGLQASLPIVPYQRYVNSGLFSRTYDQNYSIPVANRFYLRNNYLDSLWNDTKRLRPDSAHYLYSCVNMILMQRVVDSINRKPINEFVEENFYEKLGMQTMCYNPRERFDPERLVPTASDRWRGQVLCGTVHDPTAALMGGVSGNAGLFSNANDLAIMAQMLLNKGQYGGERFFQDTTVERFTERSRGHRGLGFDKPPRNTNYIIAESASLSTYGHTGFTGTCVWVDPENDLVFVFLSNRIHPSVSNTRINEMRIRQRVQQVVYDAMGIPYRAPVDRRQKEDNEELKEPEVILAVNN; encoded by the coding sequence ATGTATTCCATTAAAGAAGGGTTCTATATTTTATTAATCCCTCTGGCAATCGGTTTGTTGCTATTAGGAATTTCTGTGGGTTTTCCAGACTCACCCGAGCCGGATGTGCATATGTACCAGACCTTCGAAGTAACTGTTTGGACAGATTCTTCCGCCTCCAAAAACAATGGGATTCCTGTCGTACAATTATCCTCCCGCGAAGCTGTCATTGCTTCGATGATTATGGTCCAAAATCAGACGGAAACCCTTCCGTTTAAAAACCTCAGTCAGAAAAATTTTCACGTCATCACGATCGGCAATCCGCTTCCTTCTTTTGAAAAATATATTCGTCTGTATACCCAGACTTCCACCCAGCAGGTCAGGATGGTAGAAGATGTGGATATGGAAGAATTGTCATACTTCAACCCGGTCATTATTGCCCTCAACTTACCTCAGCAAAATCGCTATATCATCCAGCAGTTTTTGGAGAATATCCGCAAACAGTCTGAAGTGATTGTGGTTAATTTTGGTGAATATGACATTCTCAAACCTATTTCCGAATTTCCCACCATTCTTCAGGCACCCAACAGTCAGCTGGCATCTCAGGAAGTTGCCGCTCAGGTTTTGTTTGGGGGAATCGGCACATCCCGCAGCCTTCCTCAATATATGGCAGAAGAGCTAGGGTTGAGAAAAAATTATTCCACCACCCAGACCCGCCTTGCTTATTCCTATCCGGAATATGTGGGTATATCTTCCGATAGCCTGGCCAAAATTGACCGTATCATCGCAGAAGGAATTGAAAATTTTGCCATGCCCGGCTGTCAGGTTTTGGTAGCTAAAGGCGGACAAGTGATCTACAACAAATCATTTGGCTATCACACCTACGAGCGCCAGATTCCGGTAAAAGATGAGGACTTGTACGATCTGGCTTCCATTACCAAAGTTGCAGCTACAACTCTGGCAACTATGAAATTGTACGAGGAACAAAAACTTTCTCTCGACGACCATCTCTCACAGTATTTTCACGACGACACTTACGATCCGGTTCCCGTCAAGGTGTACGATACAATTTCCTACCAAAACTATGTGGCATTTCTCGATTCTATCAGAAGAAATCCGGAAGGCCTCATGCTGAAAAAGCAGGATACAATCCGCTATCACGATTCACTCATGCTGGTAGCAAGATGGCAGAGTGCACCAAAAGGGAAAAAAAGCAGCCCGGTTTTTAAAATTTCGCTGGTGGATCTCCTTACCCATACTTCAGGTTTGCAGGCGAGCCTTCCTATTGTACCTTATCAGCGGTATGTAAACAGCGGATTGTTTAGCCGTACTTATGATCAGAACTATTCCATTCCCGTGGCAAACCGGTTTTATCTGCGAAATAATTATCTCGACTCTCTTTGGAATGATACCAAACGACTCCGCCCCGATTCCGCCCATTATCTCTACAGTTGTGTCAATATGATCCTCATGCAGCGGGTTGTGGACTCGATCAACCGCAAGCCGATCAACGAATTTGTGGAAGAAAATTTCTACGAAAAACTCGGTATGCAGACCATGTGCTACAATCCCCGCGAAAGATTTGATCCGGAAAGACTGGTACCTACTGCCAGCGACCGGTGGCGCGGACAAGTCTTGTGCGGAACCGTTCACGATCCTACCGCCGCACTCATGGGTGGGGTTTCGGGAAATGCCGGCCTCTTTTCCAATGCCAACGATCTTGCCATCATGGCTCAAATGTTATTGAACAAAGGTCAGTACGGAGGAGAAAGATTTTTTCAGGATACGACGGTTGAGCGGTTTACTGAAAGATCACGCGGCCACCGTGGGCTGGGGTTTGACAAACCACCCCGCAATACAAATTATATCATTGCGGAAAGTGCTTCACTTTCTACTTATGGGCATACCGGTTTTACCGGGACCTGTGTATGGGTAGATCCTGAAAATGATCTGGTTTTTGTTTTCCTTTCCAACCGCATTCACCCCAGTGTCAGCAACACCAGAATCAATGAAATGCGGATTCGCCAGCGCGTACAACAAGTAGTTTACGACGCAATGGGAATTCCTTATCGCGCGCCGGTTGACCGCAGACAAAAAGAGGATAATGAAGAGTTAAAGGAACCCGAAGTAATTCTCGCCGTCAATAATTAA